The sequence CAGCGAACGGAAAAATCGAGCTGCCGCCCGAAAACGAGCAGGCCAAGATGTTTCTGCAAGGGGCGGAGTTGCTGGAATCAAAGGGCTACCTGCACTACGAAATTTCCAACTTCAGCCGGATGGGCTTCGCCTGCCGCCACAACCAGGGCTACTGGCAATCCCAAAGCTACCTCGGACTGGGAGCCGGAGCGGTCTCCACCCTGGGCGGCCTGCGCTGGGATAATCCCAGGAACCTGAAGGAATACGCCGAGCAGGTCCGCACGGAGCGCATCGGAGAAACCTCCGCGCCCCTCACGCCCGCGGACAAGGTCAAGGAACTGGTCATGCTCTCCCTGCGCACCACCAAGGGGCTGAACCTGAACAAGTACCGGGAGCATACGGGCCAGGACTTCCTGCGCCGGCACCGCCGTTTGATCCAAGTGCTCCGGCAAAACGACCTGATCCGGGTCCACTCCGGCCTGCTGCGCCTGACCAGATCCGGGATGCTGGTCAGCAACGCCATCCTCGAACGCTTCCTGCAGGACATCCCCGACCATCTTCCGAACGGCACACGGGATCACCCCCCCGCATCGGACTCAGGATCGAAATCGCAATCGAAATCGTAATCGAGAAAGCCAAGCATATCATGGAACGATGGCGGTACCGATTTCGATATCGATTGCGCCCCCGCACACCTCTCGGCTCTCCACGCCATATTGAACACTGACCATACTCATGCAAACCTGGTATCTCTACTCCCTGCTGGCCCTGCTGCTTCTGGGCGGACAGCGCTTTCTGTACAAGGTGGCCGCGGCCAAGAACTGCGGCACCTTCCTGACCACCTTCTGCTTCATGATCACCGTGGCCGTGCTCAGTTCCGGCCTGCTGGTCCTGTTCCCGCCGATCGTGCCCAGTCTGACCTTCCTGGCCCTGATCTCCCTGGCCAACAGCCTGACCTTCGTCAGCGCCACCCTGGCCCACATCCAGGCCCTGAAGCACATGCCCGCCACCGTGGCCTATCCGTTGATCCGGATGAACATCGTGCTGGTGATCCTCTTTGCCGTGGTGTTTCTCCAGGAACGGCTTGAGCCCCTGCAAATTCTGGGCGTCGCGCTCTCCTTGGCCACCATCTGGGTGCTTGGAAGGGACAGCGCGCCGGACAGCAACGCCCGGACCAAGACCAAGGGGCTTTTTCTTGTTTTGCTGGCCATGCTGGCCGGGGCCCTGTCGGCCATCAGCTCCAGGTACGCGGCCCAGCATACGGACCTGTTGGCCTTCATCGCCCTGTCCTACGTCTTCTCCACTCTCTTCACCCTGGCCCTGGCCCCAAGGATGTTCACCCCAGACCAAGCCCACACCGTCCCCCACACCGCACCCCGGGGCTCACGCAAACTGGCCGCGGGCATCGGCCTGGCCATGGGCCTGCTCAACCTGGCCGGGTTCTACCTCTTCCTGAAAGCCCTGGCCCTGGGGCCATTAGCCATCGTGGC comes from Desulfonatronum sp. SC1 and encodes:
- a CDS encoding DMT family transporter, whose translation is MQTWYLYSLLALLLLGGQRFLYKVAAAKNCGTFLTTFCFMITVAVLSSGLLVLFPPIVPSLTFLALISLANSLTFVSATLAHIQALKHMPATVAYPLIRMNIVLVILFAVVFLQERLEPLQILGVALSLATIWVLGRDSAPDSNARTKTKGLFLVLLAMLAGALSAISSRYAAQHTDLLAFIALSYVFSTLFTLALAPRMFTPDQAHTVPHTAPRGSRKLAAGIGLAMGLLNLAGFYLFLKALALGPLAIVASINGMHFLVAVVLSVLIFREKLNPSRLLGLALAIVAIVLLRG